A section of the Mastomys coucha isolate ucsf_1 unplaced genomic scaffold, UCSF_Mcou_1 pScaffold15, whole genome shotgun sequence genome encodes:
- the Stmn3 gene encoding stathmin-3, producing MASTVSAYKEKMKELSVLSLICSCFYSQPHPNTIYQYGDMEVKQLDKRASGQSFEVILKSPSDLSPESPVLSSPPKRKDASLEELQKRLEAAEERRKTQEAQVLKQLAERREHEREVLHKALEENNNFSRLAEEKLNYKMELSKEIREAHLAALRERLREKELHAAEVRRNKEQREEMSG from the exons ATGGCCAGCACCGTATCTG CCTACAAGGAGAAGATGAAGGAGTTATCTGTGCTGTCGctcatctgctcctgcttctacTCTCAGCCTCACCCGAACACCATCTACCAGTATGGGG ATATGGAAGTGAAGCAGCTGGATAAGCGGGCCTCTGGCCAGAGCTTCGAGGTCATCCTCAAGTCTCCTTCTGACCTATCTCCAGAGAGCCCTgtgctctcttctcctcccaagAGGAAGGATGCTTCCTTGGAAGAGCTGCAGAAGCGTCTGGAGGCAGCTGAGGAACGGAGGAAG ACTCAGGAGGCTCAGGTGCTGAAGCAGCTGGCCGAGCGGCGTGAGCATGAGCGGGAGGTGCTGCACAAGGCGCTGgaagaaaacaataattttagCCGCCTGGCGGAGGAGAAGCTCAACTACAAGATGGAGCTGAGCAAGGAGATCCGCGAGGCGCACCTGGCAGCGCTGCGCGAGCGACTGCGTGAGAAG GAGCTGCATGCCGCTGAGGTGCGCAGGAACAAGGAGCAGCGGGAGGAAATGTCTGGCTAA